A stretch of Oncorhynchus gorbuscha isolate QuinsamMale2020 ecotype Even-year linkage group LG24, OgorEven_v1.0, whole genome shotgun sequence DNA encodes these proteins:
- the LOC124012053 gene encoding palmitoyl-protein thioesterase 1-like: protein MTTLLRLLLGAGPLLSQLVLSPVHGSDNATLPLVMWHGMGDSCCNPLSMGSIKKMIEEAIPGIDVLSLMIGKTVIQDTENGFFMDVNEQVSMVCSQLAQDPKLKDGYNAMGFSQGGQFLRAVAQRCPSPPMKTLISVGGQQQGVYGLPRCPGESSHICDWIRKELNSGAYTDIVQKHLVQAQYWHDPLNDDLYKKHSLFLADINQERVVNETYKKNLQLLDKFVMVKFLQDSVVDPVDTEWFGFLKTGQAKETETLQESVLYKEDRLGLAAMEAAGKLDFLATEGDHLQFTDEWFNAKLVPYLH, encoded by the exons ATGACCACACTTCTCCGCTTGCTCCTGGGGGCTGGCCCCCTGCTGTCACAACTTGTCCTCAGCCCGGTACATGGATCTGACAATGCCACCCTCCCATTGGTTATGTGGCATGGAATGG GAGACAGCTGTTGCAACCCTCTCAGCATGGGCTCCATAAAGAAGATGATCGAGGAAGCAATCCCTGGCATTGACGTCCTGTCCCTGATGATTGGCAAGACTGTCATTCAG GACACAGAGAATGGTTTCTTCATGGAtgtcaatgagcaggtgtccatggTGTGCAGCCAGCTGGCCCAGGATCCCAAGCTGAAGGATGGCTACAATGCCATGGGCTTCTCCCAGGGAGGGCAGTTCCT GAGGGCAGTGGCGCAGCGCTGTCCATCTCCTCCAATGAAAACCCTGATCTCTGTTGGAGGACAACAACAAG GGGTGTATGGTCTCCCTAGATGCCCTGGAGAGAGCTCCCATATTTGTGACTGGATTCGCAAGGAACTCAACTCAGGAGCCTATACCGATATTGTGCAAAAACA CTTGGTGCAGGCACAGTACTGGCACGACCCACTGAATGACGACCTGTACAAAAAACACAGCCTCTTCCTGGCTGATATCAATCAGGAGCGG GTGGTGAACGAGACTTACAAGAAGAACCTCCAACTGCTGGACAAGTTTGTGATGGTCAAGTTCTTGCAGGACAGCGTTGTTGATCCAGTTGACACCGAG TGGTTTGGTTTTCTGAAAACTGGTCAGGCGAAAGAGACCGAGACCCTTCAGGAGAGTGTCCTCTATAAAGAG GATCGTCTGGGACTGGCAGCGATGGAGGCAGCTGGGAAGCTGGATTTCCTGGCCACAGAAGGAGATCACCTTCAGTTCACCGATGAGTGGTTCAATGCCAAACTAGTGCCTTACCTGCACTAA
- the LOC124012052 gene encoding sialin-like yields MALQNGFSINSTPLDESGETTPLLKKHVVDVDDSVPPQCCSARYNLAIMMFFGFSVVYGLRVNLSVAMVAMVNGTNSQPTLNSSVGHECPVSSHGNNNGSQTPDQPDGIPQYSWDSPTQGLLLGAFFFGYLVTQIPGGYLAGHFGGSIFLGGGVLGTAALTLLTPLAAQLGPYWLFGLRALEGFGEGVTFPAMMAMWARWAPPLERSRLISLSGSGANFGAFVALPLTGFICHSLGWPAVFYMCGGAGCIWAVFWFILVSDQPGTHPRISTREKHYIINSIGKDGGAHGWSVPLLPMVLSVPLWAIIVSQMCANWGYYTLLTSLPTYMDTVLHFDLRQNAFLSALPYLGGWAFSVISGVVADSLLEKELLSVTAVRKIFTITGLLLPAAFLVAVGFSGCSGVLAVTFLTLSTTVGGTSAAGVFINQIDIAPRYAGCF; encoded by the exons ATGGCTTTACAAAATGGATTCTCCATCAACTCCACCCCACTGGATGAGAGTGGAGAGACAACACCCCTACTTAAAAAACATGTGGTGGATGTTGATGATTCAG TACCTCCACAATGTTGCTCTGCACGCTACAATCTGGCCATCATGATGTTCTTCGGATTCTCTGTTGTCTATGGTCTCCGTGTCAATCTAAGTGTTGCCATGGTCGCCATGGTCAATGGGACCAATAGCCAACCAACTCTCAACAGCTCAGTTGGCCATGAGTGCCCAGTGTCCTCCCACGGGAACAACAATGGCAGCCAAACCCCAGACCAACCAGACGGG atacctCAGTACTCGTGGGATTCTCCAACTCAGGGCCTGCTGCTGGGGGCATTCTTCTTTGGTTACCTGGTGACTCAGATCCCCGGGGGTTACCTGGCCGGTCACTTTGGAGGGAGTATCTTCTTGGGGGGAGGGGTGCTTGGCACCGcagccctcaccctcctcacccccctGGCAGCCCAGCTAGGACCCTACTGGCTGTTTGGCTTACGGGCACTGGAGGGATTTGGGGAG GGGGTGACATTCCCGGCCATGATGGCCATGTGGGCTCGCTGGGCTCCCCCTCTAGAGAGGTCTCGTCTTATTTCCCTGTCGGGGTCAGGGGCAAACTTTGGGGCTTTTGTAGCCCTGCCCCTCACCGGCTTCATATGTCACAGTCTGGGCTGGCCCGCTGTCTTCTACATGTGTG GGGGTGCTGGTTGTATTTGGGCAGTTTTCTGGTTCATTCTGGTGTCTGACCAGCCTGGCACTCATCCACGAATCAGCACAAGAGAAAAACATTACATCATCAACTCCATAGGAAAAGAT GGTGGTGCCCATGGCTGGTCAGTGCCTTTGTTACCCATGGTGCTCTCTGTTCCCCTGTGGGCCATCATAGTGTCTCAGATGTGTGCCAACTGGGGTTACTACACTCTGCTCACCTCACTACCCACCTACATGGACACGGTGCTTCACTTTGACCTCCGACAG AATGCCTTTCTCTCAGCTCTGCCCTATCTGGGTGGCTGGGCCTTCTCAGTGATATCAGGTGTAGTAGCAGACAGCCTCCTGGAGAAGGAGCTGTTGAGTGTAACAGCGGTCCGCAAGATCTTCACTATCACAG GTCTGCTGCTGCCTGCAGCGTTCCTGGTTGCTGTGGGCTTCTCCGGCTGCAGTGGGGTGTTGGCTGTGACCTTCCTCACCCTCTCTACCACTGTTGGGGGCACCAGTGCAGCCGGGGTCTTCATCAACCAGATAGACATTGCTCCACG GTATGCGGGGTGCTTTTAG